In Candidatus Contubernalis alkalaceticus, the genomic window CAATCACAAACGGGAAAGAATACTCCAGCAATCACTGCTGCTCCCATGGCCAGATAAATTCTCTGAGAAAAAATTCTGTGAATCAAAGATTCTGGAATAAAAATTTGAATAAGTGCAGAAATTAATACCCCTGCCAACAAAAAAGGAAAAGCTTGCACCAAAATACTGACAAATATAGTATTAAACGCCTGTAACTGTCTCAGCAGCCCTTGGTCCATCCCCGAATTAGCTGCCCAAATAGAAATAAATGATAGAAGAAAGGGAATATAAAGAATGAAAAAAGCAGCCAGATGGTCCACGGTAAAACGAAAACCAAATTCCTCAGACTTAAAATAATCTAATTCAGAAAAATCACCTGTATCTTCCCATGAGGGAACTAAATATAACTCTGCATTACGATTTAATTTTTCTACTTGTTTTTTAATCCGGGAGTACTCTTTTTTGTTTTCTCCTGCCAAATGTGTAAACACAATATAGCCGCTTTTAGCCAGGGGTTCCAAGAAAATATTCCCCAGGTTAAGAGCATAACTTTCAAAGGTAGAGGCATTAACTACATTAACAATCCCATGAATATAAATATTTTTCCGCAGCGGTTTTTTTTCCAGCTGCTGCAGCAAAGGCTCCAGCAGTAACATCCCATTATATTCTATTATTATCCTGGAGGGTTTATTTTTTTCCAGTAATTCATATAAGTCTTTATCATTGGGCCCCTCTTCCCCCACTGCCAAATTTTCAGTTATCAGTCCTGCCTGTTCTTTAGAACTCTCCCATATGGTACCCTCACCCACTTCATATTGGATAAGCAGCACCCGCTCCCCCTGAGAAAGGCAGTGGTGAATCATCCGGTTTATTAAAGTAGTTTTTCCTGAACCTAAAAACCCTGTAATGATATCTACCGGTATAGACATTTTTTTTACCTTTCTACTTGAAATAACTGCTTTAATTTTTCTTTTTGCAGAGACTTTCCAATTACTGCAATACGCCCGGTATAAGTGGAGGAGGTATCCTGCATCCCTTTTTCTCCCGGAACAAAATCAAACAAAACCCAAGAGCCTCCGTTAACAGGAAGGATCCCTTTAGCCCTTAAAATCGTGCCAAACTCCCGGCTGGTATCCAGGGCATCCAATATTTCCATCAATTTTGATTTTTCGAAAATAACCGGGGTCTCCACCCCCCACACATCAAATACCTCATCGGCAGTATGTTTTACCCTGGAGCCCGACGGTTTTTTAAAATCCTCAATAGTTCCCCCCAAAATGCCAAAAACCCTGTCCAGGTCAGCAGCACTTAATATGTTTTCTTCCTGCAGTGGTTCTGCTGCAGCAGTTATGTCTCCTGCAGTAATCTGCTCCCATGGTGTAGTGACGATTCCAGCGCTGTTGTTTATAGTTTTTATGCTGTCTACTACAACTTTCAAATCCTTTGAGTTTACCTGCCCGGTTCTGCTCAAAACCACCATGCGGGCATTGCCAATTTGGTCTCGGTAGAACTCACCAAAATTTTGTAAATACATTTTATACTTCAATACATCTACCACAGCAATGAGCAAATTTACTTCCAATTGGTATTTTAATTCTAACTTTTTTACCGCGCTGATAACTTCCGACAGCTTGGCCACTCCAGAAGGTTCAATAACTATCCGTTGAGGGCTGTAATCCTTTATAATTTTCTCCATAGAATCCACGAAATCTCCCACCAAAGTACAACAAATACAGCCAGACATAATTTCTTTTACATAATAGGAACCCTGTTGAAGAACGGGACCATCGATACTTACTTCCCCATACTCGTTCTCAACTATAGCTAGTTTTTCCTGATAGAACTCCTCTTTTAAAAACTTTTTAATTAATGTAGTTTTTCCAGAACCCAAGAATCCAGAAATAATGTCTACTTTCAATATCTTCCTCCTGTAATCATATAATTCTTATACGAGAATTATACTGTTTGCATGAACTTTTTTCAAACGATAAATTCAAAAAAAGCCAGGGGCTTTTATAGTTCCTCTGGCTCTCTTATTTTAATTATAACTTTATAATTGCTTACGTGCATCCTCTTTCTTTTTTACCCGATTATTGAAAAAAACAGCAACAGCCACAAATCCCAGTAACACTAAAGCTATTGTTACAGCCCTGGGGAGTAACTCACCATGGGAATCACCGGTTTTCCATTCTGCCCTGTGTCCTAAACCGTCATCAGCTACCACCAGG contains:
- a CDS encoding permease, coding for MSIPVDIITGFLGSGKTTLINRMIHHCLSQGERVLLIQYEVGEGTIWESSKEQAGLITENLAVGEEGPNDKDLYELLEKNKPSRIIIEYNGMLLLEPLLQQLEKKPLRKNIYIHGIVNVVNASTFESYALNLGNIFLEPLAKSGYIVFTHLAGENKKEYSRIKKQVEKLNRNAELYLVPSWEDTGDFSELDYFKSEEFGFRFTVDHLAAFFILYIPFLLSFISIWAANSGMDQGLLRQLQAFNTIFVSILVQAFPFLLAGVLISALIQIFIPESLIHRIFSQRIYLAMGAAVIAGVFFPVCDCAIIPVMRRLVQKGIPLAAAVTFLLASPIVDPVVIASTFYAFPLQPQVALWRIILGITIALAVGSVFLLFPYRKKLLLEDPGMGYCQCAYCSQYGDKESSLLNKIKGVISHAGTEFFDVGKYLIIGAAFSTFLQTNVSRETVLLFSGTNLGSLLTMMSFAFVLSICSTSDAFIAMNFANTFNLSSVLGFMVFGAMLDIKNLMMLLSGFRKAFVIRLVVIIIIISFCVLLTFSLIMGG
- a CDS encoding CobW family GTP-binding protein, which translates into the protein MKVDIISGFLGSGKTTLIKKFLKEEFYQEKLAIVENEYGEVSIDGPVLQQGSYYVKEIMSGCICCTLVGDFVDSMEKIIKDYSPQRIVIEPSGVAKLSEVISAVKKLELKYQLEVNLLIAVVDVLKYKMYLQNFGEFYRDQIGNARMVVLSRTGQVNSKDLKVVVDSIKTINNSAGIVTTPWEQITAGDITAAAEPLQEENILSAADLDRVFGILGGTIEDFKKPSGSRVKHTADEVFDVWGVETPVIFEKSKLMEILDALDTSREFGTILRAKGILPVNGGSWVLFDFVPGEKGMQDTSSTYTGRIAVIGKSLQKEKLKQLFQVER